A DNA window from Actinokineospora baliensis contains the following coding sequences:
- a CDS encoding helix-turn-helix domain-containing protein, with amino-acid sequence MSDNRGSGPQQRKLRLELRHLRKNAGLSQRQVADSLEWSLSKVVRIEQGAVGVSITDLRALLHHYDVTDKAIVEELLDLARRRSESRWWEAYTKDVLPVVSQLVELEDVATQIRQFQANIVPGLLQTEDVARTVIAMYQSDESLVDRWVRLRLGRQRILADENREFIFILDEAVTHRHIGSAEVMAAQMRHLLEVNERPNISISVIPFTHGTHQAMQGSYTVIETPVGYTEEQVDSVVVLQGPFRDSIIRRDADHISDYAEAFAKLEDMAVPLDKWEGASKFR; translated from the coding sequence GTGTCCGACAACAGGGGTTCGGGACCCCAGCAGCGCAAACTCCGCCTCGAACTCCGCCATCTCCGCAAGAATGCGGGGTTGTCCCAACGGCAAGTGGCCGATTCCCTGGAGTGGTCCCTTTCGAAGGTCGTGCGCATCGAGCAGGGCGCGGTAGGTGTGTCCATCACCGATTTGCGCGCGCTGCTGCACCACTACGACGTGACCGACAAGGCGATTGTCGAGGAGTTGCTCGACCTGGCCCGCAGGCGGTCCGAGAGCCGGTGGTGGGAGGCCTACACAAAAGACGTCCTCCCGGTCGTGTCCCAACTCGTGGAACTGGAGGACGTGGCGACCCAGATCCGGCAGTTCCAGGCGAACATCGTGCCCGGCCTGCTGCAGACCGAGGATGTCGCCCGCACGGTGATCGCGATGTACCAATCGGACGAGAGCCTGGTCGACAGGTGGGTCCGACTGCGGCTTGGCAGGCAACGGATCTTGGCTGACGAGAACCGGGAGTTCATCTTCATCCTGGACGAGGCGGTGACACACCGGCACATCGGGTCGGCCGAGGTGATGGCGGCGCAGATGCGGCACCTCCTGGAAGTCAACGAGCGGCCGAACATCTCCATCTCGGTGATCCCGTTCACCCACGGAACGCACCAGGCCATGCAGGGCTCCTACACGGTGATCGAGACGCCCGTCGGGTACACCGAGGAGCAGGTGGATTCCGTGGTGGTATTGCAGGGGCCGTTTAGGGACTCCATTATCCGCCGGGACGCCGACCACATCAGCGACTACGCGGAAGCGTTCGCCAAGCTCGAGGATATGGCGGTCCCGCTGGACAAGTGGGAAGGGGCCAGCAAGTTCCGATGA
- a CDS encoding DUF397 domain-containing protein: protein MDAASRPRLLEVDSFSKQWAKSSRSDTSGGSCVEVASHIEEVHIRSSRNRLGRTITVPIAAWPLFLDLATGRALGSRGQS from the coding sequence ATGGACGCGGCGAGCAGGCCCAGGTTGCTGGAGGTCGACTCATTCAGTAAGCAGTGGGCGAAAAGCTCCAGGAGCGATACAAGCGGTGGTAGTTGTGTCGAGGTCGCGAGCCATATAGAAGAGGTACATATTCGCTCGTCCCGCAACCGGCTTGGCCGAACCATCACGGTCCCCATCGCCGCGTGGCCGCTCTTCCTGGACTTGGCGACGGGCAGGGCGCTGGGGAGTCGCGGTCAGTCCTGA
- a CDS encoding AMP-binding protein: MPTELVEVQHRLAHAPGKVWDVLGEPGLYPRFVREIACAEREPATGRPRYRVRFSVAGGDPVQDRVEVLVNRPGEHLVLIGPAWDGGHLSIRLAASGDDTLVEVVLSLPEGITAGTALTAPWLRKRIRKALGRVDDHLSGRAITSSPTRIDQTARGQSTITVARTLARAGVLSPGRPDKIARQLGALARWGATLVGGYRAAAARVPDAVAVIDERGKLTFDEIDLRTTRLANGLAAHGVRAGRRVAVMCRNHAGLVESTIACGKLGADVLLLNTGLSADQVADLIEAHRPIALLADDEFAPLFHNLPPSLPWISTWSAGPGELTVDGVIASAMATPVRPPARAGKIIVLTSGTTGTPKGARRRNPPGLGSAAAVLSRIPLRAGDRMLVAAPLFHTWGLAAMQLGMPLHASLVLQRRFDAEATLAAIAELRCTTLIAVPVMLQRIMALPERVRARYDTSSLRVVASSGSALSRQLVTSFMNAYGDVLYNLYGSTEVSWASIADPVDLRAAPTTAGRCPVGTRVGILDADGAPVGPGSVGRICVGNEMLFEGYTNGTSNEMHDDLMVTGDRGYLDADGRLFVSGRDDDMIVSGGENVFPRPVEELLLSLEAVADAAVVGVPDREYGQRFAAYVALKPGTRLGATAIREYVHDHLERFSVPRDVIFVPTVPRNATGKVVKRLLADQD, translated from the coding sequence ATGCCGACCGAGCTCGTCGAGGTGCAGCACCGCCTCGCGCACGCGCCGGGGAAGGTCTGGGACGTCCTCGGGGAACCCGGCCTCTACCCGCGGTTCGTCCGCGAGATCGCCTGCGCGGAGCGCGAACCCGCCACCGGGCGGCCCCGCTACCGGGTCCGGTTCAGCGTCGCGGGCGGTGACCCGGTCCAGGACCGGGTCGAGGTGCTGGTCAACCGGCCCGGCGAGCACCTGGTGCTGATCGGCCCGGCCTGGGACGGCGGCCACCTGTCCATCCGGTTGGCGGCCAGCGGCGACGACACGCTCGTCGAGGTGGTGCTGTCACTGCCGGAGGGGATCACGGCCGGGACCGCCCTGACCGCCCCGTGGCTGCGCAAACGCATCCGCAAGGCCCTGGGGCGGGTCGACGACCACCTGTCGGGGCGGGCGATCACCAGTTCGCCCACCCGCATCGACCAGACCGCGCGCGGGCAGTCCACGATCACCGTCGCCAGGACGCTGGCGCGCGCTGGCGTGCTCAGCCCCGGTCGCCCCGACAAGATCGCGCGGCAACTGGGCGCTCTCGCCAGGTGGGGCGCCACCCTCGTCGGCGGGTACCGGGCCGCGGCGGCGCGGGTACCCGACGCCGTCGCGGTGATCGACGAACGGGGCAAGCTGACCTTCGACGAGATCGACCTGCGGACCACCCGGCTGGCCAACGGGCTGGCCGCGCACGGGGTGCGGGCCGGGCGGCGGGTCGCGGTGATGTGCCGCAACCACGCCGGTCTGGTCGAGTCGACCATCGCCTGCGGCAAGCTCGGCGCGGACGTGCTGCTGCTCAACACCGGCTTGTCCGCCGACCAGGTCGCCGACCTCATCGAGGCGCACCGGCCGATCGCGCTGCTGGCCGACGACGAGTTCGCGCCGCTGTTCCACAACCTGCCGCCGTCGCTGCCGTGGATCTCCACCTGGTCGGCCGGTCCCGGCGAGCTGACCGTCGACGGTGTCATCGCCTCGGCCATGGCCACCCCGGTCCGGCCGCCCGCGCGGGCAGGCAAGATCATCGTGCTGACCTCGGGGACCACCGGCACGCCCAAGGGCGCGCGCAGGCGCAACCCGCCGGGGCTCGGCTCGGCGGCGGCGGTGCTGTCGCGGATACCGCTGCGGGCGGGCGACCGGATGCTGGTCGCCGCGCCGCTGTTCCACACCTGGGGCCTCGCCGCCATGCAGTTGGGCATGCCGCTGCACGCTTCCCTCGTGCTGCAACGCCGTTTCGACGCCGAAGCGACCCTGGCCGCGATCGCCGAGCTGCGGTGCACGACGTTGATCGCGGTGCCGGTGATGCTGCAGCGGATCATGGCGCTGCCCGAGCGGGTGCGCGCCCGCTACGACACCTCCAGCCTGCGCGTGGTCGCCTCCAGCGGCTCGGCGCTGTCGCGCCAGCTGGTCACGTCGTTCATGAACGCGTACGGCGATGTTCTCTACAACCTCTACGGCTCAACGGAAGTGTCCTGGGCCAGCATCGCGGACCCGGTGGACCTGCGGGCCGCGCCGACCACCGCGGGCCGCTGCCCGGTCGGCACCAGGGTCGGGATCCTCGACGCCGACGGCGCCCCGGTCGGCCCCGGCTCGGTCGGCCGGATCTGCGTGGGCAACGAGATGCTGTTCGAGGGCTACACCAACGGCACCAGCAACGAGATGCACGACGACCTCATGGTCACCGGCGACCGCGGCTACCTCGACGCCGACGGCCGCCTCTTCGTCTCCGGCCGCGACGACGACATGATCGTCTCCGGCGGCGAGAACGTCTTCCCCCGCCCGGTCGAGGAACTCCTGCTCTCCCTCGAAGCCGTAGCCGACGCCGCCGTCGTCGGCGTCCCGGACCGCGAATACGGCCAGCGCTTCGCGGCTTACGTGGCCCTCAAACCCGGCACCCGCCTCGGCGCCACCGCCATCCGCGAGTACGTCCACGACCACCTCGAACGCTTCTCCGTCCCCCGAGACGTCATCTTCGTCCCCACCGTCCCCCGCAACGCCACCGGCAAGGTAGTCAAACGCCTCCTGGCCGATCAGGACTGA
- a CDS encoding hotdog domain-containing protein, translating into MTAEPGFTVTHRRYIPHSHSHYGGNLVDGAYSLALFGDVATELCIHTDADEGLFAGYDKVEFLAPLLAGDVIEATATVTRVGTRSRTIDFESRVVCRAAPDRGPSAADVLDPPITITRATGTVVVPAKGTA; encoded by the coding sequence ATGACCGCCGAACCCGGCTTCACCGTCACCCACCGCCGCTACATCCCGCACTCGCACTCCCACTACGGCGGCAACCTGGTCGACGGCGCCTACTCCTTGGCCCTCTTCGGTGACGTGGCCACCGAGCTGTGCATCCACACCGACGCCGACGAAGGCCTCTTCGCGGGCTACGACAAGGTCGAGTTCCTGGCCCCCCTGCTGGCGGGCGACGTGATCGAGGCGACCGCCACCGTGACCAGGGTCGGCACCCGCTCCCGAACCATCGACTTCGAATCCCGCGTGGTCTGCCGGGCCGCCCCCGACCGGGGCCCCTCCGCCGCCGACGTGCTGGACCCCCCGATCACCATCACCCGGGCCACCGGCACGGTCGTCGTCCCGGCGAAGGGGACCGCGTAG
- a CDS encoding OAM dimerization domain-containing protein yields MSRHVRPYGDTSGDGMVQTSFTLPVPHGPRAEGAALLLAQKMGLEPAMVVHANPIGPDFTFFVVYGSVRHIIDLDEVEVVEREYPLLPPSEVNTAIKRSLRRKLVVVGACIGTDAHTVGIDAILNIKGFAGEKGLEYYRELRVVNLGAQVTVPELVKRARTEKADAVLVSQVVTQRDAHILNTQEMSAAFREAMGGRRPLLIAGGPRFDPRMATDLGVDRVFSRGTTPGEVASYLVHALAKRKEPA; encoded by the coding sequence ATGAGCAGGCACGTCCGCCCCTACGGCGACACCAGCGGCGACGGCATGGTGCAGACCTCGTTCACCCTGCCCGTCCCGCACGGTCCGCGCGCCGAGGGCGCCGCGCTGCTGCTGGCGCAGAAGATGGGCCTGGAGCCCGCGATGGTGGTGCACGCCAACCCCATCGGCCCCGACTTCACCTTCTTCGTCGTCTACGGCTCGGTGCGCCACATCATCGACCTGGACGAGGTCGAGGTGGTCGAGCGCGAGTACCCGCTGCTGCCGCCGAGCGAGGTCAACACCGCGATCAAGCGGTCGCTGCGGCGCAAGCTCGTCGTGGTCGGCGCCTGCATCGGCACCGACGCGCACACCGTGGGCATCGACGCGATCCTCAACATCAAGGGCTTCGCGGGCGAGAAGGGCCTCGAGTACTACCGGGAGCTGCGGGTGGTCAACCTCGGCGCCCAGGTCACCGTGCCCGAGTTGGTCAAACGCGCCCGCACCGAGAAGGCCGACGCGGTCCTGGTCTCGCAGGTCGTCACCCAGCGCGACGCGCACATCCTCAACACCCAGGAGATGTCGGCGGCCTTCCGCGAGGCCATGGGCGGCCGCCGCCCGCTGCTCATCGCGGGCGGCCCCCGCTTCGACCCCCGGATGGCCACCGACCTCGGCGTCGACCGGGTCTTCAGCCGCGGCACCACCCCCGGCGAAGTCGCCAGCTACCTCGTCCACGCCCTCGCCAAGCGCAAGGAGCCAGCATGA
- a CDS encoding lysine 5,6-aminomutase subunit alpha, giving the protein MSLRSSAPLLDLDPAVVDTARHLAAKAAAPVVEIARSHTTVSVERATLRLAGITGADSTHRAGDVPWVNRVVDTVAEHCGLQDGVCGPVFHALAEHNLGSLTELAEATAAGQVSYRVPTGRDATRAAKAARTAVAKGLRLVDRNRAQRDKMIARLGDPPRRPWIYLIVATGDIDEDVVQAANAARAGADIIAVIRSTGQSLLDYVPEGATHHGFAGTYATQENFRIMRAAMDEVSKEVGRYVRVTNYASGLCMPEIAVLAGMQRLDMMLNDSMYGILFRDINPIRTFVDQRFSRQVHARAGIIINTGEDNYLTTADAVDAAHTVTVSQLLNEHFAHEAGLPDELLGLGHAFEINPKVPESFRLELAHALLARELFPDAPLKWMPPTKHMTGDVFNGYLLDGFFNLAGALTGQSILLVGMMTEAVVTPFLSDRDLALANVRYVLDAAGGLVEDFRPAPDGFIAKRAHQVLGEAVDLLGRIVDDGLLNAIAEGTFGLMKRPPDQGKGAAGVVAKSDDYRNPATDLLDEGATR; this is encoded by the coding sequence GTGTCGCTCCGTAGCAGCGCGCCGCTTCTTGATCTGGATCCTGCCGTTGTTGACACCGCCAGGCACTTGGCGGCCAAGGCGGCGGCTCCGGTGGTGGAGATCGCGCGGTCGCACACCACGGTCTCCGTTGAGCGGGCCACCTTGCGGTTGGCGGGCATCACCGGCGCCGACAGCACCCACCGCGCCGGGGATGTGCCGTGGGTCAACCGGGTGGTCGACACCGTTGCCGAGCACTGCGGTCTGCAGGACGGTGTGTGCGGGCCGGTGTTCCACGCCCTGGCCGAGCACAACCTCGGCAGCCTCACCGAACTCGCCGAAGCCACCGCCGCCGGGCAGGTCTCCTACCGCGTGCCGACCGGTCGGGACGCGACGCGGGCGGCGAAGGCCGCTCGGACCGCTGTGGCCAAGGGGCTCCGGCTCGTCGACCGCAACCGCGCCCAGCGCGACAAGATGATCGCCCGCCTCGGCGACCCGCCCCGCCGTCCGTGGATCTACCTGATCGTGGCCACCGGGGACATCGACGAGGACGTGGTGCAGGCCGCCAACGCCGCGCGCGCCGGGGCCGACATCATCGCCGTGATCCGGTCCACCGGTCAGTCCCTTTTGGACTACGTGCCGGAAGGCGCCACCCACCACGGGTTCGCGGGCACCTACGCCACGCAGGAGAACTTCCGGATCATGCGGGCCGCGATGGACGAGGTGTCCAAAGAGGTCGGTCGCTACGTCAGGGTCACCAACTACGCGTCCGGGCTGTGCATGCCCGAGATCGCGGTCCTGGCCGGGATGCAGCGGCTGGACATGATGCTCAACGACTCCATGTACGGCATCCTGTTCCGCGACATCAACCCGATCCGCACCTTCGTCGACCAGCGGTTCTCCCGCCAGGTGCACGCCCGCGCGGGCATCATCATCAACACCGGCGAGGACAACTACCTCACCACCGCCGACGCCGTCGACGCCGCGCACACCGTGACCGTGTCGCAGTTGCTCAACGAGCACTTCGCGCACGAGGCCGGGCTGCCGGACGAGCTGCTCGGCCTCGGGCACGCCTTCGAGATCAACCCGAAGGTGCCCGAGTCGTTCCGGCTGGAACTGGCGCACGCGCTGCTGGCCCGCGAGCTGTTCCCGGACGCGCCGCTGAAGTGGATGCCGCCGACCAAGCACATGACCGGCGACGTGTTCAACGGCTACCTGCTCGACGGGTTCTTCAACCTCGCAGGCGCGCTCACCGGCCAGTCGATCCTGCTGGTCGGCATGATGACCGAGGCCGTGGTCACGCCGTTCCTGTCCGACCGCGACCTGGCGCTGGCCAACGTCCGCTACGTGCTCGACGCCGCAGGGGGGCTGGTCGAGGACTTCCGCCCGGCCCCGGACGGGTTCATCGCCAAGCGCGCCCACCAGGTCCTCGGCGAGGCCGTCGACCTGCTCGGCCGGATCGTCGACGACGGCCTGCTCAACGCCATCGCCGAGGGCACCTTCGGCCTGATGAAGCGCCCGCCGGACCAGGGCAAGGGCGCCGCGGGCGTGGTCGCCAAGTCCGACGACTACCGCAACCCGGCCACCGATCTGCTCGACGAGGGGGCGACCCGATGA
- a CDS encoding amidohydrolase codes for MTTTATTLFTGGRVHSPADPSATAIAVQDGVVVWLGQDSVGRSLHGGGDVVDLDGAFVAPAFVDAHVHASSAGLLRVGLDLTGAGDLAECLAMVAAHVRATGHPLVWGHGWDETTWPENRPPTRAEVDAAAGGAAVYLSRVDVHSALVSTALLDRADGVTGADGYHPHGPLTRDAHHRVRRAAQDAITPAQRDEAQLEFLHHAAAQGIACVHECAGPDISGADDLTALLARAGGDLPEVVGYWGEIGPADLAVRHRVRGLAGDLFVDGALGSRTAALCSPYADADTSGALYLDAATIAEHLVVCTEAGIQAGFHVIGDAATAEVVAGFALAEKRVGLPALAGSRHRLEHLEMVTPEQAQQLGQWGVVASVQPQFDATWGGPDGMYATRLGVDRGTSLNPYAQLVAAGVVLALGSDAPVTRVDPWASVRAAVNHRTSGSGLSPRAAFTAHTRGGWRAAGVDDGLTGTLVPGAPATFAIWDAPELVVAVPDDRVRRWSTDPRSRVPGLPPMDPDTPQPTCLRTVLRGRTIFDSATSTSHDRTSHDGGGSRSATT; via the coding sequence GTGACCACCACAGCAACGACCCTGTTCACCGGGGGCCGGGTGCACTCCCCGGCGGACCCCTCCGCGACCGCCATCGCCGTCCAGGACGGTGTGGTCGTCTGGCTGGGGCAGGACTCGGTCGGCCGCTCCCTGCACGGCGGCGGTGACGTCGTCGACCTCGACGGCGCGTTCGTCGCGCCCGCCTTCGTCGACGCCCACGTGCACGCCTCCTCCGCCGGGCTGCTGCGCGTCGGCCTCGACCTGACCGGCGCCGGGGACCTGGCCGAGTGCCTGGCCATGGTCGCCGCGCACGTCCGCGCGACCGGGCACCCGCTGGTCTGGGGGCACGGCTGGGACGAGACGACCTGGCCGGAGAACCGTCCGCCCACCCGCGCCGAGGTCGACGCCGCCGCCGGGGGAGCGGCGGTCTACCTGTCCCGGGTCGACGTGCACTCCGCCCTGGTGTCGACCGCGCTGCTCGACCGCGCCGACGGCGTGACCGGCGCCGACGGGTACCACCCGCACGGCCCGCTGACCCGCGACGCGCACCACCGGGTCCGCCGCGCCGCCCAGGACGCCATCACCCCCGCGCAGCGCGACGAGGCGCAACTGGAGTTCCTGCACCACGCCGCCGCGCAGGGCATCGCCTGCGTGCACGAGTGCGCCGGACCCGACATCTCCGGCGCCGACGACCTGACCGCGCTGCTGGCCCGCGCGGGCGGCGACCTGCCCGAGGTCGTCGGCTACTGGGGCGAGATCGGCCCCGCCGACCTCGCCGTCCGGCACCGCGTCCGCGGCCTGGCAGGCGACCTGTTCGTCGACGGCGCCCTCGGCTCCCGCACCGCCGCCCTGTGCTCCCCGTACGCCGACGCCGACACCAGCGGCGCCCTCTACCTCGACGCGGCGACCATCGCCGAGCACCTGGTCGTGTGCACCGAAGCCGGGATCCAGGCCGGGTTCCACGTCATCGGCGACGCCGCGACCGCCGAGGTGGTCGCCGGGTTCGCCCTCGCCGAGAAGCGGGTCGGCCTGCCCGCCCTCGCCGGGTCCCGCCACCGGCTCGAACACCTGGAGATGGTCACCCCCGAACAGGCCCAGCAGCTGGGCCAGTGGGGTGTGGTCGCCTCCGTGCAACCCCAGTTCGACGCCACCTGGGGTGGCCCGGACGGCATGTACGCGACTCGCCTCGGCGTCGACCGGGGCACCTCGCTCAACCCGTACGCCCAACTCGTCGCCGCCGGGGTGGTGCTCGCCCTCGGCTCGGACGCCCCCGTGACCAGGGTCGACCCGTGGGCCAGCGTGCGCGCGGCGGTCAACCACCGCACCAGCGGATCCGGGCTGTCCCCCCGAGCCGCCTTCACCGCCCACACCCGCGGCGGCTGGCGAGCCGCGGGCGTCGACGACGGCCTCACCGGCACCCTCGTCCCCGGCGCCCCCGCCACCTTCGCCATCTGGGACGCCCCGGAGTTGGTGGTCGCCGTCCCGGACGACCGAGTACGCCGCTGGTCGACCGACCCGCGCTCCCGAGTCCCGGGTCTTCCGCCCATGGACCCCGACACCCCCCAACCCACCTGCCTGCGCACGGTTCTGCGCGGCCGCACCATCTTCGACAGCGCCACCAGCACCAGCCACGACCGCACGAGTCACGACGGTGGAGGGAGCCGCAGTGCCACCACGTAA
- a CDS encoding L-erythro-3,5-diaminohexanoate dehydrogenase — MNAQVARVGSPFGLHRVLEPAGVLPQRAHRLDDDPEPYADEVVLDVDRLNLDAASYRQLREQHGDGATVRAAVLGIVAERGKMQNPVTGSGGMLLGTVRAVGPDSPLGLKVGDRVASLVSLTLTPLRITDGLADWDGLSEQVPCRGTAVLFGRSIAAVLPDDLPDGIALSVMDVCGAPALTDRVVRQAGAGASVLVLGGGGKSGSLSLAAARRAGATRLVALVPTDAEADAVRAAGIADEVVIADARDPLAVHAAVGTPVDVTVVCVDVPGCEHGAIMATADGGTVIFFSMATSFSAAALGAEGLAADVRMLVGNGYVPGHAEFAMDLLRAEPGVRALFAARETQ; from the coding sequence ATGAACGCACAGGTCGCACGGGTCGGGTCGCCCTTCGGGCTGCACCGGGTGCTCGAGCCCGCCGGGGTGCTGCCCCAGCGGGCGCACCGGCTCGACGACGACCCCGAGCCCTACGCCGACGAGGTCGTCCTCGACGTCGACCGGCTCAACCTGGACGCGGCCTCCTACCGGCAACTGCGCGAGCAGCACGGCGACGGCGCCACCGTCCGCGCCGCGGTGCTGGGGATCGTCGCCGAGCGCGGCAAGATGCAGAACCCGGTCACCGGCTCCGGCGGCATGCTGCTGGGCACCGTTCGCGCGGTCGGACCCGATTCCCCGCTGGGCCTCAAGGTGGGCGACCGGGTCGCGTCGCTGGTCTCGCTCACCCTCACCCCGCTGCGCATCACCGACGGCCTCGCCGACTGGGACGGGCTCAGCGAACAGGTCCCTTGCCGGGGCACCGCCGTCCTCTTCGGCCGCTCCATCGCCGCCGTGCTGCCCGACGACCTGCCCGACGGGATCGCCCTGTCGGTCATGGACGTCTGCGGTGCCCCCGCCCTCACCGACCGAGTGGTGCGGCAGGCGGGTGCCGGTGCGTCCGTGCTGGTCCTCGGCGGGGGCGGTAAGTCCGGCTCGTTGTCGCTGGCCGCGGCCCGACGCGCGGGTGCGACCCGGCTGGTCGCCCTGGTGCCCACAGATGCCGAGGCGGACGCGGTTCGCGCCGCGGGCATCGCCGACGAGGTCGTCATCGCCGACGCGCGCGACCCGCTGGCCGTGCACGCCGCCGTCGGGACGCCGGTCGACGTGACCGTGGTGTGCGTCGACGTCCCCGGCTGCGAGCACGGCGCGATCATGGCCACGGCCGACGGCGGCACCGTCATCTTCTTCTCCATGGCCACCTCGTTCTCCGCCGCCGCGCTCGGCGCCGAGGGGCTGGCCGCCGACGTCCGGATGCTGGTCGGCAACGGCTACGTCCCCGGGCACGCCGAGTTCGCCATGGACCTGCTGCGCGCCGAGCCCGGGGTGCGCGCGCTGTTCGCCGCCCGCGAGACTCAGTAG
- a CDS encoding KamA family radical SAM protein, with translation MTALHDLQQADTSVSAAVGKAGHQPYEYVRRELVEPDWRRFPGWAAVTEAQWRDAQWQRVNCVKNERQLRKVVGDMLDESFYAELAADQRDLATMSMLLPPQMLNTMAPTATAAEFTDAFFADPVRRYMLPVRSDRDPEWPSHPHSTRDSLHEAEMWVVEGLTHRYPTKVLAELLSTCPQYCGHCTRMDLVGNSTPQVDKHKLTLKPVDRQDQMIDYLSRTPGVRDVVVSGGDVANVPWKQLESFLMRLLDIETVRDIRLATKALAGLPQHWLQPSVVEGLERVARTAARRGVNLAIHTHVNHAQSVTPLVAEAARTALEVGVRDVRNQGVLMRGVNATPEALLDLCFALQGEANVLPYYFYMCDMIPNAEHWRVAVWEAQELQHAIMGYLPGYATPRIICDVPYVGKRWVHQIAEYDRELGVSYWTKNYRAGTEREEDSDAEAILSRRYPYYDPISTLPASGQRRWRENPAYEG, from the coding sequence ATGACTGCGTTGCACGACCTGCAGCAGGCCGACACGTCCGTGTCCGCCGCGGTCGGGAAGGCGGGCCACCAGCCCTACGAGTACGTCCGGCGCGAGCTGGTCGAACCCGACTGGCGGCGCTTCCCGGGCTGGGCGGCGGTCACCGAGGCGCAGTGGCGCGACGCGCAGTGGCAGCGGGTGAACTGCGTGAAGAACGAGCGCCAGCTGCGCAAGGTCGTCGGCGACATGCTCGACGAGTCGTTCTACGCGGAACTGGCCGCCGACCAGCGCGACCTGGCGACGATGTCGATGTTGCTGCCGCCGCAGATGCTCAACACCATGGCGCCGACGGCGACCGCGGCCGAGTTCACCGACGCGTTCTTCGCCGACCCGGTCCGCCGCTACATGCTCCCGGTCCGCTCCGACCGCGACCCCGAGTGGCCCAGCCACCCGCACTCGACCCGCGACTCGCTGCACGAGGCGGAGATGTGGGTGGTGGAGGGCCTGACCCACCGCTACCCGACCAAGGTGCTCGCCGAGCTGCTGTCCACCTGCCCCCAGTACTGCGGGCACTGCACCCGGATGGACCTGGTCGGCAACTCGACCCCGCAGGTCGACAAGCACAAGCTCACCCTCAAGCCGGTCGACCGGCAGGACCAGATGATCGACTACCTCTCGCGCACCCCGGGTGTGCGCGATGTCGTGGTCTCCGGCGGCGATGTGGCGAACGTGCCGTGGAAGCAGCTGGAGTCGTTCCTGATGCGGCTGCTCGACATCGAGACGGTGCGCGACATCCGGCTGGCCACCAAGGCGCTGGCCGGGCTGCCCCAGCACTGGCTGCAGCCGTCGGTCGTGGAGGGCCTCGAGCGGGTCGCCCGCACCGCCGCCCGCCGCGGGGTGAACCTGGCGATCCACACCCACGTCAACCACGCGCAGTCGGTGACCCCGCTGGTCGCCGAGGCGGCGCGGACGGCGCTGGAGGTGGGGGTGCGCGACGTGCGCAACCAGGGCGTGCTGATGCGCGGGGTCAACGCGACCCCGGAAGCGCTGCTGGACCTGTGCTTCGCGCTGCAGGGCGAGGCGAACGTGCTGCCCTACTACTTCTACATGTGCGACATGATCCCCAACGCCGAGCACTGGCGGGTCGCGGTGTGGGAGGCGCAGGAGCTGCAGCACGCGATCATGGGCTACCTGCCCGGGTACGCGACACCGCGGATCATCTGCGACGTGCCGTACGTGGGGAAGCGGTGGGTGCACCAGATCGCCGAGTACGACCGCGAACTCGGGGTGTCGTACTGGACGAAGAACTACCGGGCGGGCACCGAGCGCGAAGAGGACTCGGACGCCGAGGCGATCTTGAGCAGGCGGTACCCGTACTACGACCCGATCTCCACGCTGCCCGCGAGCGGCCAGCGGCGGTGGCGGGAGAACCCGGCTTACGAGGGGTGA